The genomic window ACAGGCAGCGGTCGATATCGTCATCCTGCGGGATAGCCGTCACGCAACGCGGCAGATAAAATGGCGAACAAAAACCGCAGAAAAGGGGTGTTATCGGGCGCAATCCATTGATATATCTGCAGCAGCGCCTGGGGCAAGGCGCGAATACCCGATTCTTCCCACAATTCACGCTGCGCCGCCTCAATAAGGGTTTTGTCCGCCTCGAGATGGCCGGCAGGCTGGTTCCAGCGCGGCTGGCCGTGAATCGTTTCCTCGACCACTAGAAACTGGCTCTCCGCCTGCACCACGCAGGCAACGGTAACATGGGGCTTGAACATAGCGGCTCTTGTCCTCCGTGGGCGTTGAGAAACGTTATTTTAGAGTAATATCGCGCCACTCTCCCGGCACCAGACCGTCCAGGCACCAATCCGCGATTTGATAGCGAATCAGCCGCAGCGTCGGATGTCCGATGTCTGCGGTCATGCGGCGCACCTGGCGGTTTTTCCCCTCAACCAGCGTCACCCGCAGCTAGCGGGTAGGGATGGAGGCGCGCACGCGAATCGGCGGCGTTCGCGGCCATAACCATTCAGGCTGCGAAACGGCCTCCACGCCGGCAGGCAAAGTCAGCCCGTCTTTGAGCATCAGGCCTTCACTGTCCCGATACAGCCTACCTGCAGCATAAAAATCCTTGAGAGTAGCGCGACCGGCGTCATCGCTGAATTGAGGAAGCACGTCATAAGGTTTATTGAACAGGATAACACGGGGGACCCTGCGTTGACGCGGGTTGACGGCGGTGATGGCGCATAACGCTGGGCTTTTTGCTAATGGGAATGTCTATGTCAGCTTCACGGAACCGTGAGTATACCGAATTCACCGTGCGGCAGCGGCAAAAAAAGCGGGCCTGCAGGCCCGAAAAAAATGGGCAAACTACAAACTTGCATGTGGAGCACTAACTCTAAACAAGGGATAGGCATTTTGCTTCACGGTGGCAAATTAATAGTTAAAAATTTTGATGTAGGAGCATTATCGACATATTAGCGGGCTGATGCGATGGGTGTGGAAAGCGTACAGCTCCAGCGGATGATAACCTCGGGCGCGATCGTAGGCAGCTTGCATGGCGCGCCAGCGGACGACGTCAGAACAAGGCGAATAACAGCATTACTGGCAGGCTCATCGGCCAGGTCAAATGATTTTTGCAGTAAACAGACGAATGCGTAGGGAAGGATCCTGACTGAGCAGGAAGGTAACGGGTGCTGCAATTAACAGTCCGATAAAATAAATATGTGTTAACGCTTCCCAGGCGGGGGACATAGCTTTACCGATCCTGTTTGGATTGAGAGCGCGGAGTGTAGCCGCTAAGCGCGTGTGACGCAATCAGCCGCGCGGCATAATGTGGGCATCGAAACGGGTGGGGCGCTATGCACAGGATAGCGCCATTAAAACATTAGCTTTTTAATTCAGCTTGTTACAAGCTATCGATCGGAATTACTCGAAATTCGATCGAAATCATTCAATCTCAGCCCACTCCGACCCTCTTACATCCCGGTACTTATCTGTCATCTCGGATGACTTGTGTCCTAGCAATTTTTGCGCATAATCCCTACCTTTCTCATCGGTGTAAAGTCGCGCTGCCAAACTTCTGATTTCATGAAATGGGGGAGGGTTACGTTCCCATGTTAGATGCCTTGTGAGCTTTCCGAAATCCAGCGGAGAGTGTTTTCGCAGAAAATTTCTCATGTCCTGCATCGGCGACAATATGCGCTCCGCTGTTGTTTAATGTCCTAAACCGGTTTAGTACATCAGAAAGACATAAGTTGAGACAGTCGATGCGGGTTGTCTCGGAGAACGCAAGCAATCATGCCTGTTTTCGCCTGTTTAATGTAAAGACGTCCGTCTTTGATATCCTCCCAGCGTAGTGCTTGTATATCCCCTAAGCGTTGACCGGTGACTAAAGCAAGATCAAGGCAAGGGCCGACCCATGCAGGTAATGTATCCGCTGCCTTGCGTATAAGCTTCCACGCATCCAAGGTTATGCGTTCCCGTTGAATATCTATACGTTGGTTTCGGGTGGCTTCGGCTGGATTGCTTTTGAGCAGCCCCTCAGCAATCGCTTCACGAAACAGGTCACGTAACAACGCTCTGATGCAGTTCGCCATTGTCACTTTCCCCGCCTTTGCCCATTGGTACAGGAAGTCGGCAATGTCTTTGGTTTCTACTTTCTGAATAGCAAACTTGCCCAAGTAGGCGTTAACGGCCTTCAGGTATTTATTATACTCACTCATCGTTTTCGGCTTAAGCTTTCGGCTCTCCAATATTTCCAGATAACGTGTAGTCCATTCGTTAACTGTGGTCGCCTGTGTGCCGCTGATGCTGTCAACGAGCGGTGATTGCTTTGATGAGCCATAAATCGCCATATTAGCCGCGATAGCTTGCGTAATGGCCTCGCGACGATTGCATCCTAGGCCATATTCTTTTCCCGTGCGTGGGTCACGGTAGCAGATGTAGCCGCCATTGCGGGGTTGCAGGTTTGGCGGCAAATCGCGGTTCTTATGGCTTCTCCGGCGTGCCATGTTTTATCCTCGATACTAATGATGGTGGAGTTGCGCTAGACGGGTAAAATGTATCGTTACGACTTAGCCTTGTGGCCGTTTCGTCAACCAAATATTCCTGTCCTTCAAATATTGCTAGAGGGCGAAATTTTCCCGTTCTGACGGCCCTCCTAATCGTTTCCATACAGCGCGGACGGGCTTGCCGCCGATTCCATTCGGATAATGTGATGTATGCCATTATTTGCCTCTGCTAAATCAAGCCGCTGCGCCGTTCGTCATGACGGCGAGCAGGCGGGGGAATGGCGAATCGTAGAAATAGAGTTGCACACCTGGTGTGCAGTGGTGAGGTGATTTCAGGCTGCCATGCGACAGCCGGGGTTATTTATTGCATGGTCGCTTGAATCCGATGCAGCGCACCATTTACCAGAGAGGCCAGTATTTCCTCTTTTGGCAGTCCAGAACGAATGCCTTCCTCATATTCCCCAATAAGCTTGCAGTCCGCTTCAAATTGTGTTTGTCGGATATCATCTTTAAGCAGCCAGCATTCTGTATCGGCCTGATTTTCCATGCGGATAATGCGGTTTTCCAGTTTTTTAATTTCTTCGATAAAGCAGGTCTCCCGGCGAGCGAGTAATCCAGTGAGTAAACCATTCATGTTTCACCTCAATAGCGTTAATGTGAGTTGGAAAAGCGCCGTAGATTTCGTTTTTCTAAAATCATACCTAATTTATCGGCTTTACGCTGAGCCTCATAAGCATTATGAATGATTGCTCCGTCGGGGAATTGCCATGCAGTACCACTGGCATTGTAAAAGCGAACCATTATTTTATGGCTATTTGTGTCCATGTTGAACTCCTGTATTACAGATAGCCTACTCCCTGACCGAGAGTCAGCCATGAATTGCATTAATCTGTAGGGTTAGAATCTAAAAGGGGATATTATCATCAAACGGCGGTGGAGCTTCATCACTTACTGTCGGTTTATTTTGCTGAGGCCGTCCCTCCTGTTTGCTGGTGAAATCAATCTCATTAACAATAACGACCGGCGTTGATTTCTCGGTGCCGTCTTTGGCTGTCCAGCTTTCGAGAACGAATTGCCCTGTAACGGTTATTTTCGTCCCTTTGGTGAGATAACAGGGTAATTTCTCTGCTCTTGCCCCAAACATACGGCACTGTACCCAAGTGACTTTTTCATGCTCGCCATATCCCTGCTTGACTGGCAATGAATGCTGCGCCGTACCATTCAACGGCTTCCAGATTTTTCCAAATTCTATTTGGAGTTCATGTAATGATTGAACAGTCATTGCCTGCTCGGTGAAGGATTTAAGAATATCATCTGGTGTAGGTGCTGCCACTTCATGCACTTCAGCATCGGCATCAATAGCTGTTTCTTCCGTGGGTATGCAAAAAGCTTGAAAGGCAGCATATTTGTAAGCAATGGACATCGCCTCGCCATAGGTCGTCACGGTGTGTTTTGAGCCGTCTTCTGTTGCAACAAAGTCAAATTCAGCTTTGACCGTAACATAAAACAGTACACCGCCTTTTGTGGTTGCTCTTTCGGTCACCGTCCGCTCAACAATTTGGGGAAGAATGACCAGCCCATATTTTGCCAGTACCGGAGCCAGTGCAGTATAAACTTGGTCAATCCCCCAAAATCTAAATCCTTGCTGAGCGTTCTTTCCTTGCGCGCCGAGAGACGCGGCAACCGATCCGACACCACTAACGTCTGCGGCGGACCCGTCGCCTTCAATATGGTAGGTTTTCCCGATCTCGAACTGATAACCACGGCAAGTCAGGTCGGCGTTAAAGCCTTTGTAGGCAATGATTTTGGTCATGGTGTTTGTCCTTATGCGGCCTGAAGATATTTGTCATGAGTGAATTCGCCGTTCCAGCTTTTCTTCATCATCGGAAGCTCGCCTTTGAGGTAGTGGCGATAAAGCCATTTAGCGCCTTCTTTTAAAAGAATGACCTCATAAAATTTCTTCTTGCCTTTTTCGGTGTTAACGGTGACAATTTTTTTAGTAAAGTATTTGTCGCGTGCATAAGCCTTTACACGCCACTCATAAGGTTTGTTTTCCTCTTTCTGTCCGTCGTAGAGGAAATTACGCTCTGCTAGAAACAGATTTACCCCCATAACATTTACCCCGTTAAGTTGCTTGCAGAACTGTGATGGAGTCATTCCTACCTGGAATAAATTTTGTAAACAATGAATCTCCTCTTCTTGTTTTTTTATTGACCAATGCCAAAAGTTGCTTTTCCTCTGCTAATTCTGCAGCGAGGCGCAGTGCATCGGGGTATGTTTGCGGAATGGTGGGTTTCTTGGCTTGTTCTTCCGGTTCCCGCCAGCGTTTGACGACTTTATGACGAAGATCAATGCTGTACCCCATGACGAGTGTCATCGTGAGGTCTTGGTCGAGTAAAGCCTCTTGGTAAATGCGTCCTGATGAGTCTTGGTAATCTCCCCAGATTTGGGGAGATTGAATATTGAGCGCTTCAAGCATCTTTCGACAGTCCCTTAAAACATGCGAGTCAAGTTTTCGGAGAAGAGTTCAAGTTCTTAACAGCATGCATCCTGTCATCTGCACAAAATCGCTGTAGCCTTTGTGGAATGCGGGTTCTTCTGGGCGCAAGCCCCTTCACGCCTGCATCAAAAGCTTTATGAATGCCTCACACATTTTTGCAGTGAGCGACCCGCGG from Sodalis glossinidius str. 'morsitans' includes these protein-coding regions:
- a CDS encoding GhoT/OrtT family toxin, whose product is MSPAWEALTHIYFIGLLIAAPVTFLLSQDPSLRIRLFTAKII
- a CDS encoding phage integrase Arm DNA-binding domain-containing protein, which gives rise to MARRRSHKNRDLPPNLQPRNGGYICYRDPRTGKEYGLGCNRREAITQAIAANMAIYGSSKQSPLVDSISGTQATTVNEWTTRYLEILESRKLKPKTMSEYNKYLKAVNAYLGKFAIQKVETKDIADFLYQWAKAGKVTMANCIRALLRDLFREAIAEGLLKSNPAEATRNQRIDIQRERITLDAWKLIRKAADTLPAWVGPCLDLALVTGQRLGDIQALRWEDIKDGRLYIKQAKTGMIACVLRDNPHRLSQLMSF
- a CDS encoding single-stranded DNA-binding protein, which produces MFGARAEKLPCYLTKGTKITVTGQFVLESWTAKDGTEKSTPVVIVNEIDFTSKQEGRPQQNKPTVSDEAPPPFDDNIPF
- a CDS encoding tyrosine-type recombinase/integrase, yielding MQDMRNFLRKHSPLDFGKLTRHLTWERNPPPFHEIRSLAARLYTDEKGRDYAQKLLGHKSSEMTDKYRDVRGSEWAEIE
- a CDS encoding excisionase, whose amino-acid sequence is MAYITLSEWNRRQARPRCMETIRRAVRTGKFRPLAIFEGQEYLVDETATRLSRNDTFYPSSATPPSLVSRIKHGTPEKP